From a single Lactococcus carnosus genomic region:
- a CDS encoding DUF6273 domain-containing protein: MKKLKISKNGVKQGFKIFASLTVIWGLYALVRLNRQVTVKDIAFDNILSIINKLDGYTVYLKEKGGYELYLVLSKNYNGYGNVLLLRKYLLDEERIFNEAEGYGAYYEDSKIDSYLNTEFKQTLSPKVQKQLVTSQLEITALSSVGSVGDDTISIPRQVFLLSHRELSLPKSGMAAKEGRRLLYMINTAHAIAKTKEGEALEYWLRTSYTEHDTTIWTFRSPLTPNYAALWDMTIKSLAVRSVRPAFCIKKDTKLERKEGIVPGKAVFVLKEDGKSNGGKR; the protein is encoded by the coding sequence ATGAAAAAACTAAAGATAAGCAAAAATGGGGTGAAACAAGGCTTTAAAATCTTTGCTAGTTTGACAGTTATTTGGGGATTATATGCCCTAGTCCGACTGAATAGGCAGGTCACAGTCAAAGATATTGCTTTCGATAATATCTTGTCGATCATCAACAAACTAGATGGTTATACTGTTTACCTGAAAGAAAAGGGGGGCTATGAACTTTATCTCGTGCTAAGTAAAAACTACAACGGATATGGGAATGTGCTCTTACTCAGAAAATATCTGTTAGATGAGGAACGGATTTTTAATGAGGCAGAAGGCTATGGTGCCTACTATGAAGATAGCAAGATCGATAGCTACTTAAATACAGAGTTTAAGCAGACCTTATCCCCTAAGGTTCAAAAACAGCTGGTGACCAGTCAACTTGAGATCACAGCATTATCAAGCGTTGGGTCCGTCGGTGATGACACCATATCCATACCACGTCAGGTCTTTCTACTGTCGCATAGGGAACTATCGCTTCCTAAATCAGGAATGGCAGCAAAAGAAGGAAGGAGATTACTTTACATGATAAATACAGCACATGCTATTGCAAAAACGAAAGAAGGTGAGGCACTTGAGTACTGGTTACGGACATCTTATACAGAACATGATACGACGATTTGGACTTTTAGGTCACCGCTTACACCGAACTATGCCGCATTATGGGATATGACTATTAAGTCTTTAGCTGTCAGAAGTGTCCGACCGGCATTCTGTATCAAAAAAGATACAAAACTAGAAAGAAAGGAAGGGATTGTCCCAGGTAAGGCTGTCTTCGTTTTAAAAGAAGACGGCAAAAGTAATGGAGGAAAAAGATGA
- the ahpC gene encoding alkyl hydroperoxide reductase subunit C produces the protein MSLIGKEIDNFVADAYQEGKFLTVNSEDFKGKWQVIVFYPADFSFVCPTELEDLQEQYDFLQSLGVDVYSCSTDTHFVHAAWHEHSEAIGKVTYPMLADPTQKISRIFDVLDEASGLSQRGSFIIDPDGVVQAVEITADGIGRDASQLVDKVRAAQYVRKNPGEVCPAKWKEDAETLTPGLDLVGKI, from the coding sequence ATGTCATTAATTGGAAAAGAAATAGATAATTTTGTTGCTGATGCCTATCAAGAAGGTAAATTTTTAACTGTCAATTCGGAAGATTTTAAAGGAAAATGGCAAGTGATTGTTTTTTATCCTGCTGACTTCTCATTTGTTTGTCCAACAGAGTTGGAAGATTTGCAAGAACAATATGATTTTCTTCAATCACTAGGTGTGGATGTTTATTCATGTTCTACAGATACGCATTTTGTACATGCTGCATGGCATGAACACAGTGAGGCGATTGGTAAAGTAACTTATCCAATGCTTGCTGACCCAACACAAAAAATCTCACGTATTTTTGATGTATTAGATGAAGCATCTGGCTTGTCACAACGTGGTTCATTTATTATTGATCCAGATGGTGTTGTACAAGCTGTAGAAATTACTGCAGATGGTATCGGTCGTGATGCTAGTCAACTCGTTGATAAAGTACGTGCTGCACAGTATGTTCGAAAAAATCCAGGTGAAGTATGTCCTGCAAAATGGAAAGAAGATGCAGAAACTTTGACACCAGGTTTGGATTTAGTTGGTAAAATTTAA
- a CDS encoding MerR family transcriptional regulator — protein MYTIKTLAQALQIPVSTIRYYEKKGLLTAKRAANNYRQFTEADRDQLSLILVMKYAGFSLAETKDMLSFSGLSQASCASETQKLILQKKAALLRKIDNYKTIVQLLDTVGPLAITSDTPNAEARLSQKINDIFQNL, from the coding sequence ATGTATACCATCAAAACATTAGCGCAAGCATTACAGATACCCGTGTCTACCATTCGTTACTATGAAAAGAAGGGCTTGCTGACTGCTAAAAGAGCTGCAAATAACTATAGGCAGTTTACTGAAGCAGATAGAGACCAACTTAGCCTAATCTTAGTGATGAAATATGCAGGCTTTAGCTTAGCAGAGACAAAAGACATGCTCAGCTTTTCAGGTCTTTCACAAGCGTCATGTGCGAGTGAGACGCAGAAGCTGATTCTGCAAAAGAAAGCAGCACTTTTACGAAAAATTGACAACTATAAAACGATTGTTCAGTTATTAGATACGGTCGGTCCTTTAGCCATAACCAGTGATACGCCTAATGCAGAAGCACGCTTATCTCAAAAGATTAATGACATCTTTCAAAACTTATAG
- a CDS encoding LacI family DNA-binding transcriptional regulator yields the protein MKNKVKEKVEMASIREIAKLAGVSAATVSRVLNADETMSVKAATRSRIIQVANQLNYHKVSSLGVKSPKQANLLSIALIKTHASKGESDDPYFRLIREGIKSEADIWSFRLEILKLGDIRLDQLGNFGAVIVVGVLTDSALSQLYDVNPNLIVVDHYFASSRYDLVHHDFAKQTQAVLDYLYEQNHRKIAFIGGDIEVVDLNGDKQDVLSDVRSIAYKNWMTLHGLSNHCQVRTGNWTMGFGLAATNALLDQSKEMLPTAIVSASDPMSIGIYRALQLKSIPIPQALSVFSFDDIEMASYMSPPLSTVQIDSLEIGRVAVRLAKERMIDGRKSALRVEVASNLILRESVRKND from the coding sequence TTGAAAAACAAAGTAAAGGAAAAAGTAGAGATGGCAAGTATCAGAGAAATAGCAAAATTAGCTGGCGTGTCTGCTGCCACAGTTTCCAGAGTTTTAAATGCCGATGAGACGATGAGCGTTAAAGCGGCAACGAGAAGTAGAATCATTCAAGTTGCCAATCAATTAAATTATCATAAGGTAAGTAGTTTAGGGGTTAAGTCACCAAAGCAGGCTAATTTACTATCTATTGCTTTAATTAAAACACACGCTTCAAAAGGTGAAAGTGACGATCCTTATTTCAGGTTGATAAGAGAAGGGATCAAGAGTGAGGCAGATATATGGAGTTTTAGACTTGAAATCCTTAAGTTAGGTGATATTAGACTGGATCAGCTTGGCAACTTTGGTGCAGTAATTGTGGTTGGTGTATTAACTGATAGCGCATTGTCACAACTTTACGATGTCAATCCTAATTTAATCGTTGTTGATCATTATTTTGCAAGTTCTCGGTATGACCTTGTCCATCATGATTTTGCCAAACAAACACAAGCAGTTCTAGATTATTTATATGAACAAAATCATCGGAAGATCGCTTTTATTGGTGGGGATATAGAAGTAGTGGATCTAAACGGAGATAAGCAAGACGTATTATCAGACGTTAGATCAATTGCCTATAAAAATTGGATGACACTTCATGGTTTGTCCAATCACTGCCAGGTGAGAACAGGAAACTGGACGATGGGATTTGGCTTAGCCGCGACCAATGCCTTACTAGATCAATCAAAAGAGATGTTGCCAACTGCCATTGTTTCAGCAAGTGATCCGATGAGTATTGGGATTTATCGTGCACTGCAACTCAAATCAATTCCTATTCCTCAAGCACTATCGGTTTTTAGTTTTGACGATATTGAGATGGCAAGCTATATGTCTCCTCCGCTTAGCACTGTTCAAATAGATAGTCTAGAAATAGGTCGAGTTGCCGTTAGACTCGCTAAGGAAAGAATGATAGACGGTCGTAAGAGTGCACTTCGTGTTGAAGTTGCCTCTAACCTGATTTTGCGTGAGAGCGTTAGAAAAAATGACTGA
- a CDS encoding NAD(P)H-dependent oxidoreductase — translation MHTTLLIGHPYDKSFNHVILAKLLERYPSATVINLVADGFNPAMLSADLALFSKGAYADPLVGKYQEILSQTDKLIIIAPIWWYGLPAIIKGFFDKVMLKNFAYTEVNGRLVGQLTHIKETVVITTGIAPAIYLRLFAGHPIGALKKRILKDMGLKQVKWFHKGNVTKSAANNKKWLVAVAKKV, via the coding sequence ATGCATACAACACTATTAATCGGACATCCCTATGACAAAAGCTTTAACCATGTTATTTTGGCTAAACTGCTCGAAAGATATCCGTCAGCAACCGTCATTAACCTAGTAGCAGATGGCTTTAACCCAGCGATGTTGTCAGCCGATTTGGCACTTTTTTCAAAAGGGGCCTATGCTGATCCCTTGGTAGGCAAGTATCAGGAGATTTTAAGTCAGACGGATAAATTGATTATCATCGCCCCAATATGGTGGTATGGTTTACCTGCCATCATCAAGGGATTCTTTGATAAAGTCATGCTGAAAAACTTTGCCTATACAGAAGTAAATGGTCGCCTAGTCGGTCAATTAACGCATATCAAAGAAACAGTCGTCATTACGACCGGGATTGCGCCTGCGATATATCTCAGATTATTTGCTGGACATCCAATCGGTGCATTAAAGAAAAGAATTTTGAAGGATATGGGCTTGAAACAGGTCAAATGGTTTCATAAAGGCAATGTCACAAAATCAGCTGCAAACAATAAAAAATGGTTAGTTGCAGTCGCTAAAAAAGTTTAA
- a CDS encoding ribokinase has product MNKVVVLGSLNMDLVTTLVRLPEVGETIIAKQLDYFVGGKGANQAVAASRVGGDVTMLGKIGRDTFGEKILKQLKQECLNLINIEEDDQSFTGIANVFKLPTDNCITVVAGANGKVDDKYVVAHADSIADADVLLMQLEIPIEAVKQGLSIAKAAGLVTILNPAPFSAAVLDLLAQVDYLTPNELEFSSLLPDSLKALPFEEAMLSFSEQYDTTMIVTRGAKGVAYVQDSQLLTVPTQEVAVSDTTGAGDTFNGILAQQLSRGESLANAISLATAGATYAITKFGAQTCMPTLLDLQAFQA; this is encoded by the coding sequence ATGAATAAAGTTGTCGTACTAGGCAGTTTAAATATGGATTTGGTAACTACCCTAGTGAGGTTACCTGAAGTAGGTGAGACCATCATCGCCAAACAACTAGATTATTTTGTAGGCGGCAAGGGTGCCAATCAAGCGGTTGCAGCCTCACGTGTTGGTGGTGATGTGACGATGCTAGGTAAAATCGGCCGTGATACTTTTGGTGAAAAAATATTGAAGCAGCTCAAGCAAGAATGCTTGAATTTAATAAATATCGAAGAAGACGACCAGTCTTTTACAGGTATCGCCAATGTCTTTAAGTTACCAACTGACAACTGTATTACCGTTGTCGCTGGTGCTAACGGCAAGGTTGATGACAAATATGTCGTCGCACACGCTGACAGTATAGCAGATGCTGATGTCCTGCTCATGCAGTTAGAGATTCCGATTGAGGCTGTCAAACAAGGCTTAAGCATTGCCAAAGCAGCGGGACTTGTAACGATTCTGAACCCTGCCCCATTTTCAGCAGCTGTTTTAGACCTCCTAGCACAAGTAGACTACCTCACACCTAATGAATTAGAGTTTTCAAGTTTATTACCTGATAGTTTAAAAGCATTGCCTTTTGAAGAAGCCATGCTGTCATTTTCAGAACAGTATGATACAACAATGATCGTGACGAGAGGTGCCAAAGGGGTAGCTTATGTTCAAGATAGTCAGCTATTAACAGTGCCAACTCAAGAGGTAGCCGTAAGCGATACAACAGGTGCAGGGGATACCTTTAACGGCATCCTAGCACAGCAGTTAAGTCGTGGGGAATCTCTAGCAAATGCGATTTCGCTTGCAACGGCTGGTGCAACTTATGCCATCACGAAATTTGGTGCACAGACTTGCATGCCAACCCTGCTTGATTTGCAAGCGTTTCAAGCCTAA
- a CDS encoding fructose-1,6-bisphosphatase: MSDNKYLALLAEKYETTDKVKSELVNLEAILNLPKGTELYISDIHAEYKAFNHIIRTGAGNIKEKIDEIFPDENAQEMEHLAMLIAYPTDMLQGKATDSAEANLWSAVTINRLLKLLRHLGTKYSRSKVRKAIDADFRYFTEELMLSVDANQTEKKDYYQQIIKRLIELDQDEKFIRSLCITIQELTVDHLHVVGDVFDRGAGADKVMDRLIQFHNVDFQWGNHDVLWMGAYAGNLACLATLLRIAVKYNYLYELEAAYGLNLRPLFLFAEAHYTDNNSGFTPAPRADDELYGVENQTRLSQVHQALSIIQFKLEGQIISRRPDFEMADRNLLERIDYEQQTINLAGQIYTLKNACFQTISPELPNQLTDGESYVMTAILSSLQKSEKFQRHMHFLVEKGSVYLVYNRHLLYHGCMPLKDDGSFLEMQIEENSYSGRALLDKFDTHIRRGIHYPDIGDDYSTDLMWYAWAGKCSPLFGRSSMTTFERYFIADKKTHQEGDNAYFTYREDPKMMTKILAEFGLTDPQSVVINGHTPVKVGDGESPIKAAGKLMVIDGGMSKAYQKTTGIAGYSLLNDSYGFKIVTHAPFTSIADILAKGKGNESLKYFLEEKPKRRMIKDTTIGDRLRASITDLNALLDYMP; the protein is encoded by the coding sequence ATGTCAGACAATAAATATCTCGCTCTATTAGCTGAAAAATATGAAACGACAGATAAAGTCAAAAGTGAACTGGTCAACTTAGAAGCCATACTCAACTTGCCAAAAGGCACTGAGCTCTATATCAGTGATATCCATGCTGAATATAAGGCCTTTAACCATATCATTCGAACGGGTGCTGGGAATATTAAGGAAAAAATCGATGAAATTTTCCCGGATGAAAATGCGCAAGAGATGGAACACCTGGCGATGTTGATTGCCTATCCGACAGATATGCTGCAAGGTAAGGCGACAGATTCAGCTGAGGCTAATCTCTGGTCAGCAGTAACCATCAATCGATTACTAAAATTATTACGTCATCTCGGTACCAAGTATTCGCGATCTAAAGTGCGTAAGGCAATCGATGCAGATTTCCGTTATTTTACGGAAGAATTAATGCTAAGTGTTGATGCCAATCAGACTGAGAAAAAAGACTATTACCAACAAATCATCAAGCGATTAATTGAACTTGACCAAGATGAAAAGTTCATCCGTAGTCTGTGTATCACGATACAAGAGTTAACTGTCGATCATTTGCATGTCGTCGGGGATGTATTTGATCGTGGAGCAGGTGCAGATAAGGTCATGGATCGGTTGATTCAGTTTCATAATGTCGATTTCCAGTGGGGTAACCATGATGTGCTTTGGATGGGGGCGTATGCTGGTAATTTAGCCTGTCTTGCGACGCTGTTAAGGATTGCAGTCAAGTATAATTATCTTTATGAGTTAGAGGCTGCCTATGGCTTAAATCTCAGACCCTTATTTTTGTTTGCAGAAGCACATTATACTGATAATAACTCGGGATTTACACCAGCACCACGTGCAGATGATGAACTGTATGGCGTAGAAAACCAGACTCGGCTATCACAAGTACATCAAGCTTTGTCGATTATTCAGTTCAAGTTAGAAGGACAAATCATCTCTAGGAGACCTGATTTTGAGATGGCAGATCGTAATTTACTTGAGAGAATTGACTATGAGCAGCAGACCATCAATCTGGCTGGTCAAATATATACGCTCAAAAATGCATGTTTTCAAACCATTTCCCCTGAGCTGCCTAATCAACTGACTGACGGTGAAAGCTATGTCATGACAGCTATCTTATCCTCCCTTCAAAAATCTGAGAAATTTCAACGGCATATGCACTTTCTAGTCGAAAAGGGGTCGGTCTATTTGGTATATAATCGCCATCTCCTCTATCACGGCTGTATGCCTTTAAAAGATGACGGCTCATTTTTGGAGATGCAAATCGAAGAAAATAGCTACTCTGGTCGGGCCTTGCTTGATAAATTTGATACACACATTAGGCGAGGTATTCACTATCCTGACATCGGCGATGATTATTCGACAGATTTGATGTGGTATGCCTGGGCTGGTAAATGTTCTCCCTTATTTGGCAGATCATCGATGACGACATTTGAACGGTATTTCATTGCAGATAAAAAAACACATCAGGAAGGGGATAATGCCTACTTTACCTATCGCGAAGATCCTAAAATGATGACCAAGATACTAGCTGAATTCGGCTTAACTGATCCCCAGTCAGTTGTCATTAATGGCCATACGCCTGTAAAAGTAGGTGATGGTGAAAGTCCGATTAAAGCAGCTGGTAAACTGATGGTTATAGATGGTGGGATGAGCAAAGCCTATCAAAAGACAACAGGTATAGCTGGTTATTCCCTACTAAATGACTCCTATGGCTTTAAAATCGTCACGCATGCGCCTTTTACTTCTATAGCTGATATCTTAGCTAAAGGTAAGGGCAATGAGTCTTTGAAATATTTTCTTGAAGAAAAACCGAAACGTCGCATGATTAAAGATACAACGATTGGAGATCGGTTACGTGCAAGCATCACTGATTTAAATGCCTTATTGGACTATATGCCCTGA
- a CDS encoding cell division protein FtsK has protein sequence MVDFPKKKSLFPLILLLIYLFLSSSFVVSFGNLIRVIFYFDYIFIILVPLQIYCDILVFKLFFKYRKSKNPIIAQNLRYVIDTLSLYEDKDVEFTNLSGKSSRKRIVTMYIPIFFKEDEKKIYVSVQRNGDKWNKISNELGGHFESALGLELEKAITNFDYVDYTFLKHKDKRIEISQNTRAAHGTVVNVTHSLSYDVSKVSHGLTIGGTGSGKSFYINSKVLSYSQMSDVQNSPPTWSGADIRICDPKASDLSLYRFVTGFEGKVAVESNEIAKLIRETSELVESRYREMFTDASAFGKTFIDFEGIPPVVIFIDEYAALMKTVDKKIKEEITKNIYNIVLKGRACGVFAEIILQRPDTSVLDGAIRDQLQVRVGLSNLSQEGRQMLFGSTEVEYKTITVKGGGYIFIDSVTEQARLD, from the coding sequence TTGGTAGATTTCCCTAAAAAAAAATCTTTATTCCCACTCATATTGTTATTAATTTATCTATTTTTAAGTTCTTCATTCGTAGTATCTTTTGGTAATCTAATTAGAGTTATTTTTTATTTTGACTATATTTTTATTATCTTAGTACCATTACAAATTTATTGTGACATTTTAGTTTTCAAACTCTTTTTTAAATATAGAAAAAGTAAAAATCCTATTATTGCTCAGAACTTACGTTATGTAATTGATACATTATCACTATATGAGGATAAAGATGTCGAATTTACTAATTTAAGTGGAAAATCTTCAAGAAAACGAATTGTAACCATGTATATTCCTATATTTTTTAAAGAGGACGAGAAAAAAATATATGTTTCTGTCCAAAGAAATGGCGATAAATGGAATAAGATAAGTAATGAGTTGGGAGGTCACTTTGAGTCAGCGCTAGGTTTAGAGCTGGAAAAAGCCATAACGAATTTTGACTACGTAGACTACACATTTTTGAAACATAAAGATAAACGGATTGAAATATCTCAAAATACAAGAGCCGCTCACGGGACAGTTGTGAACGTAACACACTCTTTATCATATGACGTTTCCAAGGTCAGTCATGGCTTGACAATTGGTGGGACGGGCTCAGGAAAAAGTTTCTATATCAATAGTAAGGTGCTTTCATATAGCCAAATGTCTGATGTGCAAAATAGTCCCCCTACCTGGAGTGGCGCTGATATAAGGATATGCGATCCTAAAGCTTCCGATTTATCTCTGTATCGTTTTGTTACAGGATTTGAAGGGAAAGTAGCAGTTGAGTCTAATGAAATTGCGAAGTTGATTAGAGAAACGTCTGAACTCGTGGAAAGTCGTTACAGGGAAATGTTTACAGATGCTTCTGCTTTCGGAAAAACCTTCATTGATTTTGAAGGAATTCCTCCAGTAGTTATTTTCATTGACGAGTATGCAGCGTTGATGAAAACAGTTGATAAAAAAATAAAAGAAGAAATAACCAAAAACATTTACAATATTGTTCTTAAAGGTAGAGCATGTGGTGTTTTTGCTGAAATCATATTACAGAGACCAGATACTTCTGTATTAGACGGAGCAATTAGAGACCAATTGCAAGTAAGAGTTGGGCTATCAAATCTTTCACAAGAAGGTAGACAAATGCTATTTGGTTCTACCGAGGTTGAGTATAAAACTATTACAGTTAAAGGTGGAGGATATATTTTTATAGACTCTGTAACAGAGCAAGCTAGATTGGATTAA